A window of Clostridium sp. 'White wine YQ' contains these coding sequences:
- a CDS encoding glutamate synthase-related protein — MSIYQKNNDVLNTVNRGNPAESGVCTLCRADCKGKCETWTSSMKGRKLLYPRDFGTVTAGSSNTNHVGVCYNNLRIQGYNYGAFGVIDGRTNNADDCIFPNVNIETEFGKAIKTRSRVPFMTGALGSTFIAQKYWESFAIGAALVGFPIVIGENVVGVDKNSIIENGKIVKSPELERRIDTYLNYYDGYGAIIVQMNVEDTRNGVAEYVIEKYGDKVILELKWGQGAKDIGGEIQVTSLEYAIFLKNRGYIVDPDPIRPEVQEAFKSGAIKSFARHSRLGYTNLNNYHEVKEEFMKSVDYLRGLGYKRITLKTGSYGMEALAMAIKFATEAKLDLLTIDGSGGGTGMSPWNMMESWGVPSIFLHAKAYEYAKILSDKGYDVVDMAFAGGLAREDHIFKALALGAPFTKLVCMGRSLMIPGFLGANIEGALYPERRNKLNGNWDTLPKHITEEFGTTPEEIFAGYYDVKNKVGADEMKNIPLGAIGVWTLSDKLTAGLQQLMAGARKFRVSEISRNDLFSANRETERETGIKFMTEVNDELAKCILNEE; from the coding sequence ATTATTATATCCAAGAGATTTTGGAACTGTGACTGCTGGAAGTTCAAATACTAATCATGTGGGAGTATGCTATAACAATCTCAGAATACAAGGGTATAATTATGGAGCATTTGGAGTTATAGATGGGCGTACTAATAATGCAGATGATTGTATATTTCCTAATGTAAATATTGAAACAGAGTTTGGAAAAGCAATAAAAACAAGGTCTAGGGTACCATTCATGACAGGAGCATTAGGTTCAACTTTTATAGCTCAGAAATATTGGGAATCTTTTGCTATCGGCGCTGCTTTAGTTGGATTTCCAATCGTAATTGGTGAAAACGTTGTAGGTGTTGATAAAAATTCGATAATAGAGAATGGAAAGATAGTAAAATCACCAGAATTGGAACGTAGAATTGACACATATTTAAACTACTATGATGGTTATGGTGCTATAATTGTTCAAATGAATGTAGAAGATACAAGAAATGGAGTAGCAGAATATGTTATTGAAAAATATGGTGACAAGGTAATTTTAGAACTTAAGTGGGGGCAAGGAGCTAAAGATATAGGTGGAGAGATACAGGTAACAAGTCTTGAATATGCAATATTCTTAAAAAATAGAGGATATATAGTTGATCCTGATCCAATAAGACCGGAGGTTCAAGAAGCTTTTAAGAGTGGAGCAATCAAATCTTTTGCTAGACATAGTAGACTTGGATATACTAATTTAAATAATTATCATGAAGTTAAAGAAGAATTTATGAAGTCAGTTGATTATTTAAGAGGACTTGGTTATAAGAGAATTACACTGAAGACAGGATCATATGGAATGGAAGCACTTGCTATGGCAATTAAGTTTGCTACAGAAGCAAAACTTGATTTATTGACTATTGATGGATCAGGTGGTGGCACTGGGATGAGTCCATGGAATATGATGGAGTCCTGGGGTGTTCCCTCTATATTCCTTCATGCAAAGGCATATGAATATGCAAAGATTCTTTCTGATAAAGGATATGATGTAGTAGATATGGCATTTGCTGGCGGCCTAGCTAGAGAAGATCATATATTTAAAGCTCTTGCTCTTGGAGCGCCATTTACTAAACTTGTATGTATGGGAAGGTCACTTATGATTCCTGGATTCTTGGGAGCAAATATTGAAGGTGCATTATATCCGGAAAGAAGAAATAAACTAAATGGAAACTGGGATACATTACCTAAGCATATAACAGAAGAATTCGGAACAACCCCTGAAGAAATATTTGCTGGATATTATGATGTTAAAAATAAAGTCGGGGCAGATGAGATGAAGAATATACCTTTAGGAGCAATTGGCGTTTGGACATTGTCTGATAAGCTTACAGCCGGATTGCAGCAATTAATGGCTGGGGCTAGAAAATTTAGAGTATCTGAAATTTCTAGAAATGATTTATTCTCAGCAAATAGGGAAACAGAGAGGGAAACTGGAATAAAGTTCATGACAGAGGTAAATGATGAACTTGCTAAGTGTATCTTAAATGAAGAATAA
- a CDS encoding DUF6323 family protein, whose protein sequence is MEKQLMSISDSLVNEQTFLEIQQCNEETLEYGLKLSDEDIHVILKTRNNALRSNGRFEFGGVIVKKIISAFCESPYISQYNYLETIDELIDIFYFYKNETMDEISDDELIDLMKSYFDNECQGSLELLSDRYLYNVAHNIKFGVTDFVGEDEMKILEEYFNMEGDDE, encoded by the coding sequence ATGGAGAAACAACTTATGTCTATTTCAGATTCTTTAGTAAACGAACAAACTTTTTTAGAAATTCAGCAGTGTAATGAAGAGACTTTAGAATATGGTTTAAAGCTTTCCGATGAAGATATACATGTGATTTTAAAAACAAGAAATAATGCATTAAGAAGTAACGGAAGATTTGAATTTGGAGGAGTAATAGTTAAAAAAATTATATCTGCATTTTGTGAATCTCCTTATATTTCTCAATATAATTATCTTGAAACAATAGATGAGCTTATTGATATATTCTATTTTTATAAAAATGAAACAATGGATGAAATAAGTGATGATGAATTAATAGATCTAATGAAAAGTTATTTCGATAACGAATGCCAAGGCTCTCTAGAATTACTTAGCGATAGATATTTATATAATGTAGCTCATAATATAAAGTTTGGAGTAACTGATTTTGTTGGTGAAGACGAAATGAAGATTTTGGAGGAATACTTTAATATGGAAGGTGATGATGAATAG
- a CDS encoding DUF6179 domain-containing protein has product MGNYIVSKENFSEELLSDEHYLQSLLHVLYTKELLSIKEIENIQTQLFSILTETLGYYTRNESYSVRVEIADKIMLSIYYTIGLFIKNNSTIKGSKTLFNEKGMKYLFEEGEKLIRLKYDECKSLLNHIQETKLNTMNYAYNDTIDYGLPLFFDEYDIRFSSHEAAGSIDYPLANDEMKLVGIEYMEDYLNKINMENHFCLNFDIFQIESLLKGFHKNSYHMLINIFQLVLVNYLGVILTQKKEKSLDITKNDREYIKESIQKLSKDDFIKHIIEAKDKMIKELSIENKCLIDYITETILKVIPDIENGLRTDTLESIFITPDKSQDEGIRYEDGESVENDIFKCITEEIRDCNNVEDKIKIIREEFHSLKDLIDVLGADCIFGDEFIHVFKALDDFEIALLFKNTPQGEFMDSDYGTESEREWHEKLKVYLDSFDEDRKIEIIRISQGVET; this is encoded by the coding sequence GTGGGAAATTATATTGTTTCAAAAGAGAATTTCTCTGAAGAACTACTAAGCGATGAACATTATCTTCAATCATTATTACATGTGCTTTATACCAAAGAGCTGTTAAGCATAAAAGAAATAGAAAATATTCAAACTCAGCTATTTAGCATATTAACAGAAACACTAGGCTATTATACCAGAAATGAAAGTTATTCAGTTAGAGTTGAAATTGCAGATAAAATTATGCTGTCAATTTATTATACAATTGGATTATTCATAAAGAACAATTCCACAATTAAAGGAAGCAAAACTCTCTTTAACGAAAAAGGCATGAAATATCTATTTGAAGAAGGCGAGAAGCTCATAAGGTTAAAGTATGATGAATGTAAAAGTTTATTAAATCATATTCAAGAAACAAAACTTAATACAATGAACTATGCATATAATGACACAATTGATTATGGACTACCACTATTTTTTGACGAATATGATATTAGATTTTCCAGTCATGAAGCAGCAGGTTCAATAGATTATCCATTAGCAAATGATGAGATGAAACTAGTAGGAATTGAATATATGGAAGACTATTTAAATAAAATAAATATGGAAAATCACTTCTGCTTAAACTTTGATATCTTTCAAATAGAGTCATTATTAAAAGGCTTTCATAAGAATTCATATCATATGCTTATAAATATATTTCAACTTGTTTTAGTTAATTATCTAGGTGTTATACTTACTCAGAAAAAGGAAAAATCACTTGATATAACTAAAAATGATAGAGAATATATTAAAGAGTCAATACAGAAATTATCAAAGGATGATTTTATAAAACATATTATTGAAGCAAAAGATAAGATGATTAAAGAGCTTTCTATTGAAAATAAATGTTTAATTGATTATATAACAGAAACCATATTAAAGGTGATACCAGATATAGAAAATGGTCTTAGGACTGATACATTAGAAAGTATATTTATAACACCAGATAAATCTCAAGATGAGGGGATTAGATATGAAGATGGTGAGAGTGTAGAAAATGATATATTTAAGTGTATAACTGAAGAAATTAGAGATTGTAATAATGTAGAAGACAAAATAAAAATTATAAGAGAGGAATTTCATAGCTTAAAGGATTTAATAGATGTCTTGGGGGCAGATTGTATTTTTGGTGATGAATTTATTCATGTTTTTAAAGCTTTAGATGATTTTGAAATAGCACTATTATTTAAAAATACACCACAAGGAGAATTTATGGATAGCGATTATGGTACTGAGAGTGAAAGAGAATGGCATGAAAAACTTAAGGTGTATTTAGATAGTTTTGATGAGGATAGAAAAATAGAAATAATAAGAATTTCTCAAGGTGTTGAAACATAA
- the guaC gene encoding GMP reductase has product MENVFDYEDIQLIPSKCIVNSRLECDTSVVLGNHTFRLPVVPANMQTIIDEKIALYLAENGYFYIMHRFNPEKRIDFIKDMKSRGLLTSISVGVKGEEYEFIRNLAADNLIPDYITIDIAHGHANSVISMIQHIKNLLPDSFLIAGNVGTPEAVRELEHAGADATKVGIGPGKVCITKIKTGFGTGGWQLAALRWCAKAASKPIIADGGIRTHGDIAKSIRFGASMVMIGSLFAGHEESPGETIEMDGKLYKEYFGSASEFQKGERKNVEGKKMYVEFKGSIKNTLIEMEQDLQSSISYAGGNKLDAIRTVDYVIVKNSIFNGDRVY; this is encoded by the coding sequence ATGGAAAATGTTTTTGATTATGAGGATATTCAGTTAATTCCTTCAAAATGTATTGTAAATAGCAGATTAGAATGCGATACAAGCGTGGTTTTAGGTAACCATACTTTTAGATTACCAGTTGTTCCAGCGAATATGCAGACTATTATAGATGAGAAAATAGCCCTTTACTTAGCCGAAAATGGCTATTTTTATATTATGCATAGGTTTAATCCTGAGAAACGTATAGATTTCATTAAAGATATGAAATCACGAGGCTTACTCACCTCAATCAGTGTTGGAGTAAAAGGTGAAGAATATGAGTTTATAAGGAATCTTGCAGCTGACAACCTTATACCTGATTACATAACTATAGATATAGCTCACGGCCACGCAAATTCAGTTATAAGTATGATTCAGCATATTAAAAACCTTTTGCCTGATAGTTTCTTAATTGCAGGAAATGTAGGAACTCCAGAAGCAGTTAGAGAGTTAGAACATGCTGGAGCTGATGCTACAAAGGTAGGAATCGGGCCAGGAAAAGTATGTATTACTAAGATTAAGACTGGCTTCGGTACTGGAGGTTGGCAGCTAGCAGCTCTTCGTTGGTGTGCAAAGGCTGCAAGTAAGCCTATTATAGCAGACGGAGGAATTCGTACACATGGAGATATCGCTAAATCTATTAGATTCGGTGCATCAATGGTAATGATTGGTTCATTATTTGCCGGACATGAAGAATCTCCTGGAGAAACAATTGAAATGGATGGTAAACTTTATAAAGAATATTTTGGTTCCGCCTCAGAATTCCAAAAAGGTGAAAGAAAAAATGTTGAAGGCAAAAAAATGTATGTTGAATTCAAAGGTTCAATAAAAAATACCTTAATTGAAATGGAACAAGATCTTCAATCATCAATTTCCTATGCCGGAGGGAATAAATTAGATGCAATTCGCACTGTTGACTACGTAATAGTTAAAAACTCAATTTTTAATGGAGATAGGGTATATTAA
- a CDS encoding DUF2512 family protein codes for MKHVTALIVKFVMVAIVLEIILSMLTYLTFTETLYIAAAVTIVAYILGDLIILPASNNIVATVSDVVLSLVVIYLFDFIWNGKGISITDALIAAVVIGVGEWIFHKYVAKNVLPNNKEHLD; via the coding sequence ATGAAACATGTTACAGCATTGATTGTTAAATTTGTTATGGTTGCAATTGTATTAGAAATTATTCTATCTATGCTTACATATTTAACTTTTACAGAAACCTTATATATAGCTGCTGCAGTAACAATCGTTGCGTATATATTGGGAGATCTTATTATATTACCTGCCTCAAACAATATCGTTGCAACCGTTTCCGATGTGGTATTATCACTTGTAGTAATCTACTTATTCGATTTCATTTGGAATGGTAAGGGAATATCTATAACTGATGCGTTAATTGCTGCAGTTGTAATAGGCGTAGGTGAATGGATTTTTCACAAATATGTTGCAAAAAATGTTTTACCAAATAATAAAGAACACTTAGATTAA
- a CDS encoding ABC transporter permease, producing MRGKVLVATFKRNFIVMLRAYPKDFFIGNVLTGFYTVVGALFMYKMLFNGEVGDDFLKFAGTGDYMSYVILGSLTYIFVVRTCLNVSRSLITELREGTLESLMITPFRRGEYFLGNMLQQTVATTFEVMVSLIIALPFGLNLSNMNVKSFILIIILALYGFFGLSMVLASIMLYTRDTYISQNTLFVSMLLLCGITFPTEYLPKVIRSIGELIPVTEISNLIRGTAILGKDIFEQSNTIIYVFILSTVYIIIGFLSLKRIEFIALEKIQG from the coding sequence ATGAGGGGGAAGGTATTAGTAGCAACATTTAAAAGGAATTTTATTGTAATGTTAAGAGCTTATCCAAAAGATTTTTTCATTGGGAATGTTTTAACAGGTTTTTACACTGTAGTAGGAGCATTGTTTATGTATAAGATGCTTTTTAATGGAGAGGTTGGAGATGATTTTCTAAAATTCGCAGGCACAGGAGATTATATGAGCTATGTTATATTAGGTTCTCTTACGTATATTTTTGTGGTTAGAACCTGCCTAAATGTTAGTAGAAGTCTTATTACAGAACTAAGAGAAGGAACTTTGGAGAGTTTAATGATTACCCCATTTAGAAGAGGAGAATATTTTTTGGGGAATATGCTTCAGCAAACTGTGGCTACTACCTTTGAAGTAATGGTATCCTTGATAATTGCATTACCTTTTGGTCTTAATTTATCAAATATGAATGTAAAATCCTTTATATTAATTATTATCTTGGCCTTATATGGCTTTTTTGGATTATCTATGGTACTTGCATCAATAATGCTATATACAAGAGATACATATATTTCTCAAAATACTTTATTTGTATCCATGCTTTTATTATGCGGAATTACTTTTCCAACAGAGTATTTACCTAAAGTGATTAGAAGTATAGGGGAATTAATACCTGTAACAGAAATTTCAAATTTAATAAGGGGAACGGCAATATTAGGTAAGGATATATTTGAACAAAGCAATACTATAATTTATGTGTTTATATTAAGTACAGTTTATATAATAATTGGATTCTTAAGTCTTAAAAGAATAGAATTTATAGCATTAGAAAAAATTCAAGGGTAG
- a CDS encoding ABC transporter ATP-binding protein, whose amino-acid sequence MIEANNLKKIYETKTSKGLFRNEKVSVEAVKDVSIRINEGEIVGLLGINGAGKTTTIKMLTTLLSPTSGEYFLDGVDAVKNPRIIKGKINMIAGGERMIYWRLTANENLWYYGQLYGIPNDILKKRIDYLLNLVGLQESKDKKVEEFSKGMKQRLQIARGLINDPNYIFMDEPTLGLDAVVSKELREHVKLLSKENRKGILLTSHYMDEVEELSDYIYVLDKGQIIKQGTVKELSKDVFTKIVYKLTLHNNSGEFKSHMLNNLILKDNTVEIEQEENSYKIISSKNLSLDISKICSSKGAIIKEFYEIVPRLEDTIIKLSKKGA is encoded by the coding sequence ATGATAGAAGCAAATAATTTGAAAAAGATATATGAAACAAAAACAAGTAAAGGGTTATTTAGAAATGAAAAGGTAAGTGTAGAAGCCGTAAAAGATGTCTCAATAAGAATAAATGAAGGCGAGATTGTTGGGCTTTTAGGCATAAATGGAGCTGGAAAAACAACAACTATTAAAATGTTAACTACGTTACTTTCACCTACATCTGGTGAATATTTTCTTGATGGAGTAGATGCTGTTAAAAATCCCAGGATTATAAAAGGTAAGATTAATATGATAGCTGGCGGGGAAAGGATGATATATTGGAGGCTAACTGCAAATGAAAACCTTTGGTATTATGGACAACTATATGGAATACCAAATGATATATTAAAAAAGCGAATAGATTACTTACTTAATCTAGTAGGCTTACAAGAAAGCAAGGATAAGAAAGTAGAAGAATTTTCAAAGGGAATGAAGCAAAGATTGCAAATAGCTAGAGGTCTTATTAATGATCCAAACTATATATTTATGGATGAACCAACATTGGGATTAGATGCAGTGGTATCTAAAGAATTAAGAGAACATGTAAAATTATTGTCAAAGGAAAATAGGAAGGGAATATTATTAACCTCACACTATATGGATGAGGTTGAGGAACTTTCTGATTATATATATGTCTTAGATAAGGGACAAATAATAAAGCAAGGAACAGTTAAAGAGTTATCTAAGGATGTATTTACAAAGATAGTATATAAATTAACACTTCATAATAATTCAGGTGAATTTAAATCGCATATGCTAAATAACCTTATTTTAAAAGACAATACTGTAGAAATAGAGCAAGAGGAAAATTCCTATAAAATTATTAGTTCAAAGAACTTAAGTCTAGATATATCTAAAATTTGTTCAAGCAAGGGAGCAATTATAAAAGAATTTTACGAGATAGTTCCAAGACTTGAGGATACAATAATTAAGCTTTCAAAGAAAGGGGCATAG
- a CDS encoding ABC transporter permease, producing the protein MKQFVKVVIGEMKKQHLNYFHSKLIYISLFIWPILSFITSYYSFKPFKINNSNINYLNEQNVVVFIVLGYMTMSLFRSLVQSAWNFSFERMSGTLELIYLSPATRQGVILGNALSSLFESVIFMVIFTLGVLIFKREVLNINYLSLMVVFIITLTMAVIWGMLLNSLFLFSRDSGFLFTILEEPMEIFSGVKVPTSVFPFWAKGISLLFPLTYAIEAVRNVILKGSSLSGITNFIIIGVSIIALLYFACIKIIKIVEVHSRKTGNFTYF; encoded by the coding sequence ATGAAACAGTTTGTAAAAGTAGTTATTGGAGAAATGAAAAAGCAGCATCTTAATTATTTCCATAGCAAATTAATATACATTTCATTATTTATATGGCCTATTTTAAGTTTTATAACATCATACTATAGCTTTAAGCCTTTTAAGATAAATAATAGTAATATTAATTACTTAAATGAACAAAATGTGGTAGTATTTATAGTATTAGGATATATGACTATGAGCCTGTTTAGAAGCTTAGTGCAATCCGCTTGGAATTTTTCTTTTGAGAGGATGAGTGGTACATTAGAGCTTATTTATTTATCCCCAGCCACAAGACAAGGAGTTATTTTAGGAAATGCTTTATCTTCATTATTTGAGAGCGTTATATTTATGGTGATATTTACCTTAGGTGTTCTAATATTTAAAAGAGAAGTGTTGAATATTAATTATCTTTCCTTAATGGTGGTTTTTATAATAACTTTAACAATGGCTGTTATATGGGGGATGCTTTTAAATTCTTTGTTTTTATTCTCAAGGGATTCAGGATTTTTATTTACAATTTTAGAAGAACCTATGGAGATATTTTCTGGAGTAAAGGTACCAACATCAGTGTTTCCATTTTGGGCAAAAGGAATAAGTTTATTATTCCCTTTAACTTATGCAATTGAAGCAGTTAGAAATGTTATATTAAAAGGAAGTTCATTAAGTGGGATAACAAACTTTATTATTATTGGAGTAAGTATAATAGCGTTATTATACTTTGCTTGTATAAAAATAATAAAAATAGTAGAGGTTCACAGCAGGAAAACAGGTAATTTCACTTATTTTTAG
- a CDS encoding ArsR/SmtB family transcription factor → MKIDVIYEKGILCEFKYSPLYEMFCAMHVLSSPEHHLHRKQWVQKVQEKTDNKFLEEVMNFGELTNQYCIVMDFCSYFEECNDLSILSSIEFLSNVSIYKVNKIFKEYDKRITQRDYLSFLELLKRFYIEIFQEELKYIEPIITRVLKKQAALGREKGIFYIVDSIHERIQFNDEKIKFIKNKEYVVNREKLKCITINSSTFVSPHLMLGIIGDNLYLTHLIDLGSYEKESPLDLERTLKALGDSTRLKILKEISKKGKSTQELSKILNITEAAVSKALKVMQEGNLVIKERRGNYIIYSINTTEIDYIPYKIYEYIMMT, encoded by the coding sequence ATGAAGATAGATGTAATTTATGAAAAAGGAATATTATGTGAGTTTAAGTATTCACCGCTTTATGAAATGTTTTGCGCTATGCATGTATTATCTTCTCCAGAGCATCATTTACATAGAAAGCAGTGGGTGCAAAAGGTTCAAGAAAAGACTGATAATAAATTTTTAGAAGAAGTTATGAATTTTGGAGAGCTTACTAATCAATATTGCATAGTGATGGATTTCTGCAGCTATTTTGAAGAGTGTAATGATTTAAGTATATTAAGTTCCATAGAATTCTTATCAAATGTCTCAATTTATAAGGTAAATAAGATATTTAAAGAGTATGATAAAAGAATTACACAAAGAGACTATCTATCATTTTTGGAACTACTAAAAAGGTTTTATATTGAGATATTTCAAGAAGAGCTTAAATATATAGAGCCTATAATTACAAGAGTTCTTAAAAAACAAGCAGCATTAGGACGAGAAAAGGGAATATTTTATATAGTTGACTCTATACACGAAAGAATACAGTTTAATGATGAGAAGATTAAGTTCATTAAAAATAAGGAATATGTAGTAAATAGAGAAAAACTTAAATGCATAACAATAAATTCCTCTACATTTGTAAGTCCTCACCTTATGCTTGGAATAATAGGTGATAATCTATATTTAACACACTTAATTGACTTAGGTTCATATGAGAAGGAAAGTCCGTTAGACTTGGAAAGAACACTTAAGGCACTTGGAGATAGTACTAGACTTAAAATTCTTAAAGAGATATCTAAAAAAGGAAAGAGCACTCAAGAACTAAGCAAAATTTTAAATATCACAGAGGCTGCAGTTTCTAAGGCCTTAAAAGTCATGCAAGAAGGGAATCTAGTGATTAAAGAAAGAAGAGGAAATTATATTATTTATTCTATAAACACTACTGAAATAGATTATATTCCATATAAAATATATGAGTATATTATGATGACATAA
- the gltX gene encoding glutamate--tRNA ligase — MSFEKLADMIFPEVNHSTEYYIEKYPKRNLIEGARVTRYAPSPTGFQHIGGVFAALINERLASQSEGVFYLRIEDTDQKREVEGAIEDTIATMHNFGMDFNEGMTGQDTYKGEYGPYRQSQRAEIYNTFAKDLLKKGLAYPCFCTPEELAELREKQVANKITPGYYGEYAKFRNITEEEAIKRIEAGEKYIIRLKSPGNPENRVEFHDLIKGDISFPENNQDIVLIKGDGLPTYHFAHAIDDFLMRTTDVIRGEEWLSSLPIHVQLFEVLGFEAPRYAHIPTIMKQDGGSKRKLSKRKDAEAAVSYYKEVGYPTVTVIEYLLNIINSTFEDWRAENPTADYHEFEIHLEKMSKSGALFDLVKLNDVSKDRIAAMKANDVYEIYTAWAKEFDSEMYKLVTENEAMAKEIFNIDKEGPKPRKDYAKWDEVKEKVFYFFDELFDKETAEQIEMPKGLSLEDAKAVIEVYKNEFNFNAGSQEAWFEDLKEIGTRLGYCANRKEFKANPDQYKGMISDVAGAVRIALSHRTNTPDLYTIMQIMGEEKTRSRFEKFLNI; from the coding sequence ATGAGTTTTGAAAAATTAGCAGATATGATATTCCCAGAAGTTAATCATTCAACAGAATATTATATTGAAAAATATCCAAAAAGAAATTTAATAGAAGGTGCTAGAGTTACAAGATATGCGCCAAGCCCAACTGGATTTCAACATATTGGAGGAGTGTTTGCTGCATTAATCAATGAAAGATTAGCAAGCCAATCTGAGGGTGTATTTTATTTAAGAATAGAAGATACTGATCAAAAGAGAGAAGTTGAAGGTGCCATTGAAGATACTATAGCAACTATGCACAACTTTGGAATGGATTTTAATGAAGGAATGACAGGTCAAGATACTTATAAAGGAGAATATGGTCCTTATAGACAAAGTCAAAGAGCAGAAATATATAATACTTTTGCTAAAGACTTACTTAAAAAAGGATTAGCTTATCCATGTTTCTGCACACCAGAAGAATTAGCTGAACTTAGAGAAAAACAAGTGGCTAACAAAATAACTCCAGGTTATTATGGTGAATATGCTAAATTTAGAAATATAACAGAAGAAGAAGCAATTAAGAGAATTGAAGCTGGAGAGAAATATATAATAAGATTAAAGTCTCCAGGAAATCCTGAAAATAGGGTTGAATTCCATGATTTAATTAAAGGGGATATATCTTTCCCAGAAAATAATCAAGATATAGTACTTATTAAAGGTGACGGACTTCCTACATATCACTTTGCGCATGCAATAGATGATTTCTTAATGAGAACTACAGATGTAATAAGAGGAGAAGAGTGGTTATCATCTCTTCCAATACATGTTCAATTATTTGAAGTATTAGGTTTTGAAGCTCCAAGATATGCTCATATACCAACTATAATGAAGCAAGATGGCGGATCAAAGAGAAAGCTTTCAAAGAGAAAAGATGCAGAAGCGGCAGTTTCTTATTATAAAGAAGTTGGATATCCAACAGTAACTGTAATAGAGTATTTATTAAATATCATAAACTCAACCTTCGAGGATTGGAGAGCAGAAAATCCAACAGCTGATTATCATGAATTTGAGATTCATTTGGAAAAAATGAGTAAGAGCGGAGCATTATTTGACTTAGTAAAATTAAATGATGTATCTAAGGATCGTATTGCTGCTATGAAAGCTAATGATGTTTATGAAATTTATACTGCTTGGGCTAAAGAGTTTGATAGCGAAATGTATAAATTAGTTACAGAAAATGAAGCTATGGCTAAAGAGATATTCAATATAGACAAAGAAGGTCCAAAGCCAAGAAAAGACTATGCAAAATGGGATGAAGTAAAAGAAAAAGTATTCTATTTCTTTGATGAATTATTTGACAAAGAAACAGCAGAACAAATTGAAATGCCAAAAGGACTTTCACTTGAAGATGCTAAAGCTGTAATTGAAGTTTATAAAAATGAATTTAACTTTAATGCAGGAAGCCAAGAAGCTTGGTTTGAAGATTTAAAAGAAATTGGAACTAGACTTGGTTACTGTGCAAATAGAAAAGAATTTAAAGCAAATCCAGACCAATATAAAGGTATGATATCTGATGTGGCTGGGGCAGTGAGGATTGCATTATCACACAGAACTAACACACCAGACCTTTATACTATAATGCAGATTATGGGTGAAGAAAAAACTAGATCAAGATTTGAAAAATTCTTAAATATATAA
- a CDS encoding DUF4829 domain-containing protein, whose product MRKRVFLIVLLLVSVSIGYYGVQALTSNSKEKSLEPKQVVENYFKYRNEKNKKEILKTLTKWHDTPNVVWGFENLESINIVDIKEENSEDVKKGYLQNGRGSVNNTTENNLKVYKVKYEVKYFENGVGPQDSGVYDWWFYVIRENENSPWLIDDMGE is encoded by the coding sequence ATGAGAAAAAGGGTATTCTTAATAGTCTTATTGTTAGTGTCAGTTAGTATTGGGTATTATGGAGTACAAGCACTAACTTCAAATTCTAAAGAAAAATCATTAGAGCCAAAACAAGTTGTAGAAAATTATTTTAAGTACAGAAATGAAAAAAATAAAAAAGAGATTCTTAAAACACTAACAAAATGGCACGATACTCCTAATGTTGTTTGGGGTTTTGAGAATTTAGAAAGTATAAATATAGTAGATATCAAAGAAGAAAATAGTGAAGATGTGAAAAAAGGGTATTTACAAAATGGAAGAGGAAGCGTAAATAATACTACAGAAAATAACCTCAAGGTTTATAAAGTAAAGTATGAAGTAAAATATTTTGAAAATGGGGTAGGACCGCAAGATAGCGGGGTATATGATTGGTGGTTTTATGTTATAAGGGAAAATGAAAATTCACCATGGCTAATTGATGATATGGGTGAATAA